The Daphnia pulex isolate KAP4 chromosome 3, ASM2113471v1 genome includes a region encoding these proteins:
- the LOC124190552 gene encoding T-box transcription factor TBX18-like, with product MSSGDLSVRARAFSVSSLIGSTQHSDDESSPNTDATKLQSFACPPTNKTDGEPTSIQNAAADLLCRELWLEFHALGTEMIITKAGRRMFPSLKVRLSGLEDDVLYIVYVDMDLVDDKRHRYIYQSSKWVPGGPGDVPHQERHFLHPDGPQLGKFWNKQSCVAFDKLKLTNSRKPSQRDQIPLHSMHRYQPTLYIQPIPNDCREALSNCSEWWKTFCWKSSSAASFTFPETQFITVTAYQNQQITRLKIASNPFAKGFRDSNREPRNFEASEDEEGAHRNHKKIRNSLSNKDNNAGSFPLVDISAWNAFHHATFQPVHHWWIQQYSILHPFLPAVQSSTHE from the exons ATGTCTAGTGGTGATCTGTCTGTTCGAGCTCGGGCCTTCTCCGTGTCAAGCTTAATAGGTTCTACTCAGCACTCGGACGACGAATCCAGCCCGAATACAGATGCAACCAAATTGCAATCGTTCGCTTGCCCCCCGACGAATAAAACTGATGGGGAACCTACGTCGATCCAAAACGCAGCAGCTGACCTTCTTTGTCGCGAATTGTGGTTAGAGTTTCACGCCCTTGGAACTGAAATGATCATCACGAAAGCTGGAAG GAGAATGTTCCCGTCGCTCAAGGTTCGACTAAGCGGTTTGGAAGACGATGTATTGTACATCGTATACGTTGACATGGATTTAGTTGATGACAAGAGGCACAGATACATCTATCAAAG TTCAAAATGGGTTCCTGGAGGTCCAGGTGATGTTCCTCACCAGGAACGACACTTTTTACATCCGGACGGCCCACAGCTTGGAAAATTCTGGAACAAGCAAAGCTGTGTGGCATTCGATAAACTTAAATTGACTAACAGCCGTAAGCCTTCTCAACGTGACCag ATACCCCTGCATTCCATGCATCGTTACCAACCAACATTATACATCCAACCGATTCCTAACGACTGCCGAGAAGCTCTAAGCAATTGCTCTGAATGGTGGAAGACTTTCTGTTGGAAATCCAGTTCAGCCGCATCGTTCACCTTTCCGGAAACCCAGTTCATCACTGTTACTGCCTACCAGAACCAACAG ATTACTAGACTGAAAATCGCCAGTAACCCCTTCGCTAAAGGTTTTCGTGATTCTAACCGTGAGCCAAG AAATTTTGAAGCGAGTGAGGATGAAGAAGGAGCGCATCGGAATCACAAGAAAATCCGGAATTCATTGAGTAACAAAGACAACAACGCAGGAAGTTTTCCGTTAGTGGACATCAGTGCATGGAATGCATTTCATCACGCAACTTTCCAACCAGTTCACCACTGGTGGATCCAACAATATTCCATACTACACCCTTTCCTGCCTGCAGTTCAATCATCGACTCACGAATAA
- the LOC124190553 gene encoding popeye domain-containing protein 3-like — MDSLYLLPSEMGGENVTEKTDFDIIPVFKTVLAYPHNDSLQFNDIFNMSWGRFFMPCENWHEPQHILFQLAYGCFFISCLTPDNSIGILVMHAVLLLGGLLYSTWAWNMMCAPDIFSWTFGFVFLNFCQLLYDLYRIRPVRLDPEVEAVFALLFQPLGISRTTFKKLVGPEYAEIFTLHPGDFYALQNLTRIDRLSIVLSGKVQVVSDGTTLHTIDANEFLDSPEFESSRASVEDKFRVSIIATGTSRYISWQRSTLEYLFVKETVLANVFCVLVARDVINKVFAMNKKLASQRGHLLDIRLPGIASCLYDSSRETSPTNISSDLSPPLKSHQNGGMSILSAESHQTFWN; from the exons ATGGATTCTTTGTATTTGTTGCCATCTGAAATGGGTGGCGAAAATGTGACGgaaaaaactgattttgacATCATACCCGTTTTCAAGACAGTCTTGGCTTATCCTCACAATGACAGTTTACAGTTCAACGACATATTCAACATGTCATGGGGAC GTTTCTTCATGCCTTGCGAAAATTGGCATGAACCGCAACACATCCTTTTCCAGTTGGCCTACGGTTGCTTCTTCATCTCGTGCTTGACTCCAGATAATTCGATTGGCATCCTTGTTATGCACGCCGTTCTTCTATTAG GTGGACTGTTGTATTCTACATGGGCTTGGAACATGATGTGTGCCCCTGACATATTCTCTTGGACTTTTGGGTTTGTCTTCCTTAACTTTTGCCAACTACTCTACGATCTCTACCGTATAAGGCCTGTTCGACTGGACCCGGAAGTGGAAGCAGTTTTTGCTCTTCTCTTCCAACCTCTTGGG ATTAGCCGAACTACATTCAAGAAGTTGGTGGGTCCTGAGTATGCAGAGATTTTTACTCTACACCCTG GGGATTTTTATGCTCTGCAAAATCTCACACGCATTGACCGGCTATCGATCGTTCTTTCCGGAAAA gtTCAAGTAGTATCAGATGGAACGACACTACACACGATAGACGCAAATGAATTTCTTGACTCTCCTGAATTTGAATCCAGCCGCGCTTCCGTTGAAGATAAATTTCGG GTATCAATTATCGCTACCGGAACGAGTCGTTACATCAGTTGGCAGAGATCGACCCTCGAGTACCTTTTTGTAAAAGAAACTGTATTGGCCAACGTTTTTTGCGTTCTCGTAGCTAGAGACGTAATCAACAAAGTATTTGCGATGAACAAAAAG TTAGCATCTCAGAGAGGTCATCTATTGGACATTCGCCTACCGGGAATCGCCAGCTGTCTCTATGATTCATCTCGAGAAACATCCCCGACTAATATTTCGTCTGACTTAA GTCCTCCATTAAAATCTCATCAAAATGGAGGGATGAGCATTCTATCTGCTGAATCGCACCAAACTTTCTGGAATTAA
- the LOC124190554 gene encoding DNA polymerase zeta catalytic subunit-like has product MNTSVKTDKESVPVVSVRLVSADYYMSSPIPGLDFGYSTYRGLEIKKVPVIRIFGSTSTGYKVCLHVHGVFPYLYVPYDGSAPPDKMGHQIVIALDRAVNILQGQVNSSSHHIFKAVLVSGIPIYGYHGKEHQLFKLYFYNPNTRKHSYDLLLNGVVLKKILQPCEGHIPYILQFLMDFNLQGMNFIHLKKAFARRKPDDSVENLCPSTAEPVSSCEMELDCFAGDILNSLDVQDGIQMNPGLAALWEEEIERRKIKNINLENIHPPASPPRSRAVPTSSHVFYKTNLSKQLRECASEAGDVSLSFCEVNEQMETSLAIETPEGVEKTLLSASSIDFHDSADRRKPMATPIEEESDLLDVLCDLADEHGSFISSPSRIPSSSIEDRAVGSQNSRSSRLTVTTPILDIISSSDSVEDLPFDDDSILGTQHSRTSPDDADARNTGINDPTSDSDEERETLEMSQIFEESDHAVDSFHCGQSRTKDIRFSSASHTLDQIIEQEELDEESSSSSFTEHFLPNVDGANDDSSDDESSDCGASKRSKKDTKYKPLVFRSTNSTAGSVQNKAGTTLKLTSPSSSSQRFPSASFSTSTMPQVNNSISSDTQSETRNVCSKSASTTSPQTESIAMPNNCEYADALYAMSYLSPLPLDAPESPPKPGTPIKDARVAIGPLLEDISAYECASGGKIKFNSKRVLLKSLEEEISTYQSKNNRKLRLPPSISYQPTVKKQTGRKRKKKSDADVEEKRVPQMEGAYQDVKSSLIDTTLLLSQKLKSSQNMSQIESSMTVLKERIVSEIQSQESEQISDGEPTECVLQEIGKENEDVKEDEMASEKVYSSCSMTEEDDQKVIADSQCKNMTNETKKDEDDIKDEASVSDAELNFSSQTPNNLQMSQIPPPSSADSSGNCERLSESIFEIKSSHSTTANPSRASSSLIYSTDHCDSSNSTWDGDNSDVLQDNDEIDRPETPPTPLTECSEIPPQVLNPATAYTTATDGPSLERVTSTMSIYDIPSKDNCKAFWGDANDLPSIIKSKDIRRQSVLIGSNLICHLPEFGTTSQQIDEVNLNEANLPVVLTSLTDPPSRQSVVQWLKEKNARESSDVASSSEVTTKKRERAEKQKNACDRSQLEAASLNNSFGFRVSFGNCLEAKAVHQYQYLTILSVELHIETRQNLRPDPEFDAVMALFYTITNDVPLESPTPEMVTGVIIVDPEDVPGPNQRSRLLNRTAIVNFEVISVTSEFDLFQELAKLVNFWNPDIVVGYEIEMLSWGYLLQRGTVLGIHVQNQLSRIPGAFPDRHGGIPEDIIEGDYMVEKNSDITIGGRIVLNLWRILRVEIALQSYTFENMVFHILHRRVSTFPFEKLTRWWKSNHDRWQVVEHYVSRVRGNMELMEQLDVIGRTSELARLFGIQFYEVFTRGSQYRVESMMLRLAKPKNFIAVSPSVVQRSRMKAPEWLPLILEPESKFYTDPVLVLDFQSLYPSMIIAYNYCYSTCLGRTQLLGKNEPFEFGCTQLLIPPAVVRKLVKQDLVNISPAGAVFVKPEVRTGIIPQMLSEILNTRIMVKQSMKEYEGDTTLRRVFESRQLGLKLIANVTYGYTSANFSGRMPCVELGDSVVSKGRETLERAIHLIEERSEWKARVVYGDTDSVFVLLPGRSREEAFKIGDEIATLVTQANPQPVKLKFEKVYQPCILQTKKRYVGYKYESVNQKEPVYEAKGIETVRRDGCPAVVKLLERSLRVLFESCDVSKVKVYVQRQFTKILQNRNSLQDFIFAKEFRGREGYKPGACVPALEISKQQSRIDRRSEPRIGERVPYIVVYGSPGVPLIRLVVPANQLLIDTSLRLNAHYYITRAIIPALQRCLGLLGVDVLSWYQSLPRACAPPTSAVPSEHNNSRKATISQYFGSSVCLLCDDPILTNGLCAACGSSRQTSAFSLSAMQRLREKDYTELISLCQSCTGNTRIERDCISMDCPVLYRRVKAFQNLQLVSKWRDALSLL; this is encoded by the exons ATGAACACATCGGTAAAAACTGATAAAGAATCAGTTCCTGTTGTTTCTGTACGTTTAGTTAGTGCTGATTATTACATGAGCAGTCCCATTCCTGGATTGGATTTTGGATACTCAACATATAGGGggttagaaataaaaaaagtcccaGTTATTAGGATATTTGGTTCAACATCAACAG GGTATAAAGTATGCCTGCATGTACATGGGGTGTTTCCATATTTATATGTCCCTTATGATGGATCAGCTCCACCTGATAAAATGGGCCATCAGATTGTTATAGCTCTTGATAGAgctgtaaatattttacaagGCCAGGTTAACTCATCGTCTCATCATATTTTCAAGGCTGTACTTGTTAGTGGTATTCCAATTTATGGATATCATGGGAAAGAACATCAActtttcaaattatatttttacaaCCCCAACACAAGAAAGCATTCATATGACCTTTTGTTG AATGGAGTTgtactgaaaaaaattctccaaCCTTGTGAAGGTCACATACCTTACATTCTTCAGTTTCTCATGGACTTTAATTTGCAAGGAATGAATTTCATCCACTTGAAAAAAGCATTCGCACGGCGGAAACCTG ATGACAGTGTCGAGAATTTATGTCCAAGTACGGCAGAGCCCGTGAGTTCGTGTGAAATGGAACTCGATTGTTTTGCCGGCGATATTCTGAATTCTTTAGATGTTCAAG ACGGAATCCAAATGAATCCCGGGCTGGCCGCCTtgtgggaagaagaaatagagcGTCGAAAGATAAAGAATATCAATTTAGAAAACATACATCCACCTGCTTCACCACCCAGATCACGTGCTGTGCCAACCTCTAGTCATGTCTTTTACAAAACAAACTTAAGCAAGCAGTTGCGTGAATGCGCTAGTGAAGCG GGAGATGTATCGTTGTCATTTTGCGAAGTAAATGAGCAGATGGAAACAAGCTTAGCAATTGAAACACCAGAAGGAGTTGAAAAGACGTTGCTGTCAGCTTCGAGTATTGATTTCCACGATTCAGCAGATAGAAGGAAACCGATGGCGACTCCTATCGAAGAAGAATCTGATCTGTTGGATGTTCTCTGCGATTTAGCTGACGAACACGGATCATTTATCAGTTCACCATCCAGAATTCCAAGTTCCAGCATTGAGGATAGAGCTGTAGGATCACAAAATTCCAGATCTTCAAGGCTTACTGTTACAACCCCAATATTGGATATTATTTCCAGTAGTGATTCGGTTGAGGATTTACCTTTTGATGACGATAGTATCTTAGGGACCCAGCATTCCAGAACTTCTCCGGATGATGCGGATGCAAGGAATACTGGCATAAATGATCCTACAAGTGATAGTGACGAAGAACGCGAGACTTTGGAAATGTCACAGATATTTGAAGAATCAGATCACGCTGTTGATTCTTTTCact GCGGACAGAGTCGGACAAAAGACATTCGATTTTCTTCAGCTTCTCACACTCTCGATCAAATAATTGAGCAAGAAGAGCTTGACGAAGAGAGTTCTAGTTCGTCGTTTACTGAACATTTTCTACCAAATGTCGATGGAGCCAATGATGACAGTTCGGATGATGAATCGAGTGATTGCGGAGCTTCTAAAAGGAGTAAAAAGGATACCAAATATAAACCTTTGGTATTTCGGTCGACGAATTCAACAGCTGGTAGTGTGCAAAATAAGGCCGGCACCACCCTCAAACTGACGTCACCTTCCTCTAGCTCTCAACGTTTTCCTAGTGCTTCATTTTCTACATCGACAATGCCTCAAGTGAATAATTCGATAAGTAGCGATACGCAATCAGAAACCCGTAATGTGTGCAGCAAATCAGCTTCGACTACAAGTCCACAAACGGAATCCATTGCAATGCCAAACAACTGTGAATATGCGGATGCCTTATACGCAATGAGCTACTTAAGCCCTCTTCCCCTCGATGCGCCGGAATCGCCTCCAAAGCCTGGAACTCCAATCAAAGATGCGCGAGTAGCAATAGGCCCACTGTTGGAAGATATTTCAGCTTACGAATGCGCAAGCGGTGGTAAAATCAAGTTCAATTCCAAACGGGTTTTATTAAAAagtctagaagaagaaattagcACTTACCAAAGCAAAAACAATCGAAAGCTGCGACTGCCACCAAGTATTTCTTATCAACCGACTGTCAAGAAACAAACTGGTAGAAAACGTAAGAAAAAATCGGATGCGGATGTGGAAGAGAAAAGGGTGCCACAAATGGAAGGAGCATATCAAGATGTGAAAAGTTCTTTGATAGATACCACCCTATTGCTTTCACAGAAACTGAAATCGAGCCAGAATATGAGCCAAATAGAAAGCTCGATGACAGTTCTAAAGGAGAGAATAGTATCAGAAATCCAATCGCAAGAATCTGAACAAATTTCAGATGGAGAACCAACTGAATGTGTATTGCAAGAAATCgggaaagaaaacgaagatgttaaagaagatgaaatggcCAGTGAAAAAGTTTATAGCAGCTGTTCAATGACTGAGGAAGACGATCAAAAAGTAATAGCAGATTCCCAATGTAAAAACATGacgaatgaaacaaaaaaggacgaaGATGACATAAAAGATGAGGCATCCGTAAGCGACGCTGAACTAAATTTCTCCTCTCAAACTCCCAATAATTTACAGATGTCCCAAATTCCTCCGCCATCAAGTGCCGACAGTTCTGGGAATTGTGAAAGATTATCTGagtctatttttgaaatcaaatcttCTCATTCGACAACAGCGAATCCCTCGCGTGCTTCGAGCAGTCTCATCTATTCTACAGATCACTGTGATTCGTCCAATTCGACTTGGGACGGTGACAATAGTGACGTTCTTCAAGACAATGATGAAATTGACCGACCAGAGACGCCACCTACCCCGCTGACAGAATGTTCAGAGATCCCACCGCAAGTGCTAAATCCAGCAACAGCTTATACTACCGCCACTGACGGCCCAAGTTTGGAGCGGGTGACGTCAACCATGTCGATTTACGACATTCCATCAAAAGACAATTGCAAAGCGTTTTGGGGCGATGCAAATGACCTGCCGTccataatcaaatcaaaagacattCGCCGCCAGTCCGTACTGATTGGCTCCAATTTAATTTGCCACTTACCAGAATTCGGAACGACTTCACAACAG ATTGATGAGGTGAATTTAAATGAGGCAAATCTTCCGGTCGTTCTGACGTCACTTACCGACCCTCCAAGTAGACAATCCGTCGTTCAatggttaaaagaaaaaaatgcccGGGAATCTTCTGACGTGGCCAGCTCATCGGAAGTCACAACGAAAAAACGTGAAAgagcagaaaaacaaaaaaatgcttGTGATCGATCTCAGTTAGAAGCGGCATCTTTAAACAATAGTTTCGGCTTTCGAGTATCCTTTGGAAATTGCCTCGAAGCAAAAGCTGTCCATCAa tACCAATATTTGACCATTTTGAGCGTGGAACTTCACATTGAAACGCGGCAAAATTTGCGACCCGACCCAGAATTTGACGCTGTTATGGCTTTGTTCTACACTATTACAAACGACGTGCCTTTGGAGAGTCCAACACCTGAGATGGTGACTGGCGTGATTATTGTTGACCCCGAAGACGTTCCAGGACCAAACCAGAGGAGCAGGCTTTTGAATCGCACAGCTATTGTTAACTTTGAAGTCATCTCGGTCACTAGCGAATTTGACTTGTTTCAGGAACTAGCAAAGCTCGTCAACTTTTGGAATCCCGATATCGTGGTTGGCTATGAG ATTGAAATGCTGTCTTGGGGCTATTTACTGCAGCGTGGAACCGTTCTCGGAATACACGTTCAGAATCAACTCTCTCGAATACCGGGAGCATTTCCAGACCGCCATGGGGGAATTCCCGAAGATATAATTGAAGGAGATTATATGGTAGAGAAAAATTCTGACATCACTATAGGTGGCCGCATCGTTCTTAACTTGTGGCGGATTCTTCGAGTCGAG ATTGCACTCCAAAGTTATACGTTTGAAAACATGGTTTTTCATATTCTTCATCGTCGAGTGTCCacttttccatttgaaaaactGACTCGCTGGTGGAAAAGCAATCATGACCG ATGGCAAGTAGTTGAGCACTATGTCTCTCGTGTCCGGGGCAATATGGAGCTTATGGAACAATTAGATGTTATCGGCAGAACCAGTGAACTTGCACGTCTCTTCGGCATTCAGTTTTACGAAGTTTTTACTCGTGGATCTCAA TATCGTGTTGAATCTATGATGCTTAGATTAGCTAAGCCGAAAAATTTCATCGCAGTTTCTCCATCGGTTGTACAGCGTTCAAGAATGAAAGCGCCTGAATGGCTTCCGCTGATCCTGGAACCCGAATCCAA ATTTTATACGGATCCGGTGCTGGTTTTAGATTTTCAGTCGCTGTACCCGTCGATGATTATTGCATACAATTACTGTTATTCCACATGTCTGGGCCGAACTCAACTACTGGGCAA AAACGAACCGTTTGAATTCGGATGCACTCAGTTACTCATTCCACCCGCCGTAGTCCGAAAATTGGTTAAACAAGATTTAGTAAATATATCACCGGCCGGAGCAGTTTTCGTTAAACCGGAGGTTAGAACAGGCATCATACCTCAGATGTTAAGCGAGATTCTCAATACGCGTATAATG GTTAAACAATCTATGAAAGAATATGAAGGCGATACAACCCTACGTCGAGTCTTTGAGTCACGCCAATTGGGGCTCAAGCTGATTGCCAACGTTACCTACGGGTACACTTCAGCCAACTTTTCGGGTCGCATGCCGTGCGTGGAACTGGGTGACAGTGTAGTCAGTAAAGGTCGTGAAACCCTGGAACGGGCGATTCATTTAATCGAGGAGCGATCGGAATGGAAAGCGCGTGTGGTTTACGGTGACACGGATTCCGTCTTTGTTTTACTGCCCGGCCGAAGTCGGGAAGAAGCATTTAAAATCGGGGACGAAATTGCTACTTTAGTTACTCAAGCCAATCCTCAACCAGTCAAACTTAAGTTTGAGAAAGTTTATCAGCCCTGCATTCTTCag ACTAAGAAGAGATACGTCGGTTACAAATACGAATCAGTCAATCAGAAAGAACCGGTATATGAAGCGAAAGGCATCGAGACTGTGCGTCGTGACGGCTGCCCTGCTGTCGTCAAG CTACTGGAACGTTCATTGCGTGTGCTCTTTGAATCGTGCGACGTCAGTAAAGTGAAAGTTTATGTGCAGCGCCAATTCACCAAGATTCTGCAAAACCGCAACAGCTTGcaagatttcatttttgctaAAGAATTTCGCGGACGTGAAGGCTATAAACCAGGAGCGTGTGTTCCAGCACTGGAGATTTCCAA aCAGCAGTCGAGGATTGATCGGCGCTCCGAACCGCGGATCGGCGAGCGTGTTCCATATATTGTTGTTTACGGATCACCTGGAGTCCCTCTTATTCGTTTGGTAGTTCCAGCCAATCAGTTACTGATTGACACTTCCCTTCGATTGAACGCCCATTATTACATCACTCGAGCTATTATCCCTGCGCTGCAGAGATGCCTGGGACTTTTGGGTGTGGACGTCCTTTCGTG GTACCAAAGTCTTCCGCGAGCGTGTGCACCGCCAACTTCCGCTGTGCCAAGTGAACACAATAACTCGCGAAAAGCCACAATTTCCCAGTATTTTGGCTCGTCAGTTTGTCTCCTGTGCGACGATCCCATCCTGACGAATGGCCTGTGCGCCGCGTGTGGTTCCAGTCGCCAGACTAGCGCCTTCTCGCTGTCAGCTATGCAGCGTCTCAGGGAGAAGGATTACACCGAATTAATCAGCCTTTGCCAGAGCTGCACAGGCAACACTCGCATCGAGCGAGATTGCATCTCCATGGACTGTCCAGTACTTTACAGACGCGTCAAGGCCTTCCAAAATCTACAACTTGTGTCCAAGTGGCGTGACGCCTTGTCCCTCCTGTAA
- the LOC124190559 gene encoding protein takeout-like — MWTSAAILFASLFVSISAGKFGDSLKQCDSNNRNALNTCLFKIVEDLRPFMPTGIPEINVPVLDPMFIQSVNLVQGEFRSTFSQIQVRGLSKFTTISVTADPDTMVMKLRLSIPELRITGQYKISGRIFVLAVEGTGTFWNILNNVTVDATSNLVLKGNAPNQNLQVANNVLDLNVSKMRMRLNNLFNGDPILGETVNNFLNENSQEVFAEVKPEMAKQVGELVIKVMNDALGALPADKFVSTRTRS, encoded by the exons ATGTGGACGTCGGCCGCTATTCTTTTCGCTTCTCTTTTCGTATCAATCTCTGCTGGAAAATTCg GTGATTCTCTGAAACAATGCGATTCCAATAACCGGAATGCGCTCAACACTTGCCTTTTTAAGATCGTCGAAGACTTGAGACCTTTTATGCCCACAG GCATTCCTGAAATTAATGTTCCCGTTCTG GACCCAATGTTTATCCAAAGCGTCAACTTAGTGCAAGGCGAATTCAGGTCAACTTTCTCCCAGATCCAGGTCCGTGGATTGTCCAAGTTCACCACCATCAGTGTGAC GGCCGATCCAGATACCATGGTCATGAAACTTCGACTTTCGATCCCTGAGCTCCGCATCACAGGTCAATACAAAATATCGGGTCGGATCTTTGTTCTAGCTGTCGAAGGAACTGGCACATTTTGGAATATTCTGA ATAACGTCACCGTCGATGCGACGAGCAATTTGGTGTTGAAAGGAAACGCACCGAACCAAAACCTCCAGGTGGCAAACAACGTCCTTGATTTGAATGTTAGCAAAATGCGCATGAGGTTGAATAACCTTTTCAATGGTGATCCCATTCTCG GTGAAACGgtcaacaactttttgaatgaaaattcacAAGAGGTTTTCGCTGAAGTCAAACCAGAAATGGCTAAACAAGTCGGCGAACTTGTCATCAAGGTTATGAACGACGCTCTTGGTGCCCTCCCAGCCGACAAATTTGTCTCGACCAGAACGCGATCATGA